The genome window TCACAAACCATTGGACTTAGCCTAGCTTACTTATGTTTAAAACTCATAGACGTCACAGCTTCAGATCACCAAATAGGGGGGCTTAAGCTTTTCAGAGCGTTTGCTAGCTCTTGGCTACTTAACGATCCTTCACTACTCGAAGCCGCTTTTAGACAAAGGGGTGAAACTGTACGTATTCAGGTTACATCACTAATCTTTAAGTCACAGAGAAGAATAGAGGGATGTTTTATCACGTTTGATGCCCATCCCGGACCCTTCAGAAACGTGGCTGGAAGTAACCTGCCAGCCGATATAAGCAAAGTAATTGAACAAGAGCTTGGAGGGGTTTGTTTCGTCTTTCACTCCACAGCTTCTCATGACAGAGACCCGGTCGATAAAGAAGAGGCCGCTAAAATCGTTAAAGCTGCTCTTCAAGCTTCTGTGAAAGCGAGTAAGCTCACTAAGCCACTTTATACAGGGCCGACGTGCTCAAAGGAAGTAGAGCCTCACGTATGCTGTCAAATTCTAGGTATACCTATCATTTCTGTGACTTGGAGATCACAGAGAGCAGAAGATCTTCCACATACTCTTGGTGCGGAGCTTAAGGCTGAGGCCATGAAGCTGGGATTTGTCAATGCGCTAGTAATTGATGCTCATAACTACCATCTCCCAAACGAGTCCCCCCCTAAGCTCAACCTTAATGAAGTTAAGGCACGCGTCGTCAAGACAATTAATGAAACAATTAGAGGGAAGACCGCCGAGAGAGTCGAGGCAGCCTTCAAGACCATCGATCTACCTCGCAGCTTAGGAAAAGTTGACGAAGTAGGAGAGGCAGGTATTAAGCTAGCCCTAATTAATGTGGGAAGTTCAAGCAGTGCTTATGTCTTAGTGGACGCTAACAACGTGAGCCCTAGCTTTCATAGAGCTTTCTTAAGCAGGCTGTCAAACCAAGGCTTAGACT of Candidatus Nezhaarchaeota archaeon contains these proteins:
- a CDS encoding DUF2070 family protein, with protein sequence MSSAEEAIKAYDMLFRLPRTLYLASSIVVMSLLPVTISHRPLHTFIAWMSPPLLVAALTYVLRSSKLLTWRRCLGTVAAGLSAQVVTYLILALLTTALALNNLTKMLSLTSSAVFTVTHVVSTQPLTERKACALLPAPLSFILLSTVHALAYGLELSTAAVSASISQTIGLSLAYLCLKLIDVTASDHQIGGLKLFRAFASSWLLNDPSLLEAAFRQRGETVRIQVTSLIFKSQRRIEGCFITFDAHPGPFRNVAGSNLPADISKVIEQELGGVCFVFHSTASHDRDPVDKEEAAKIVKAALQASVKASKLTKPLYTGPTCSKEVEPHVCCQILGIPIISVTWRSQRAEDLPHTLGAELKAEAMKLGFVNALVIDAHNYHLPNESPPKLNLNEVKARVVKTINETIRGKTAERVEAAFKTIDLPRSLGKVDEVGEAGIKLALINVGSSSSAYVLVDANNVSPSFHRAFLSRLSNQGLDFVEIYTTDTHSVVGLKLIRGGYRALGEGPGSNEVISLIRESINSLREQLVEVEVGVGTEEVEVSVIGERGLASFLRQLKRGLWALKITLPTTYLLSIILPLLITIQLYY